The Desulfuromonas versatilis genome has a segment encoding these proteins:
- a CDS encoding DUF503 domain-containing protein, which yields MVVGVLRLELFLPAPQNLKEKRAVVRKILGRCRERFPVSCAETGMHDLWQRAELGYSMVGQSEGDCHSVFARIEQEIDRIGLAQVSDHYVEFLHF from the coding sequence ATGGTGGTCGGCGTGCTGCGTCTCGAACTGTTCCTGCCCGCGCCGCAGAACCTGAAGGAGAAGCGGGCCGTGGTGCGCAAGATCCTCGGCCGCTGCCGGGAGCGGTTCCCGGTCTCCTGCGCCGAGACCGGCATGCATGATCTCTGGCAGCGGGCCGAGCTCGGCTACTCCATGGTCGGCCAGAGCGAAGGCGACTGCCACAGCGTCTTCGCTCGCATCGAACAAGAGATCGATCGCATCGGGCTGGCCCAGGTCAGTGATCACTACGTGGAGTTTCTCCACTTCTGA
- a CDS encoding ribosome-binding factor A, translating into MEFLRSHRVGEQIHKEISALLVRGLKDPRIGFVTITAVEVTPDLHLARVYYSVLGDDKSRAATQKGLESSIPYIRREIGKHLRMKYTPDLMFKFDTSLEYGNRIESLLRDIHEKSSDDQGDSEKD; encoded by the coding sequence TTGGAATTTCTGCGTTCACATCGCGTTGGCGAACAGATCCACAAGGAAATCTCCGCGCTGCTGGTGCGGGGCCTCAAGGACCCGCGCATCGGCTTCGTGACCATCACCGCCGTGGAAGTCACCCCTGACCTGCACCTGGCCAGGGTATATTACTCCGTGCTGGGCGACGACAAGTCCCGGGCCGCCACCCAGAAGGGGCTGGAAAGCTCCATTCCCTACATCCGCCGGGAGATCGGCAAGCACCTGCGGATGAAATACACTCCGGATCTGATGTTCAAGTTCGATACCTCCCTGGAGTACGGCAACCGGATCGAGTCCCTGCTGCGGGACATCCACGAGAAGAGTAGTGATGATCAAGGCGATTCTGAAAAAGATTGA
- a CDS encoding DHH family phosphoesterase, which yields MIKAILKKIDSGRRFLVASHESPDGDAMASTLALTNLLREMGKEVVAFNRDGVPESFRFLPGAATVVSSLAGEAPFDAGFVLDAGELRRAGNELKPLCRSLVNIDHHPHSEDFGEIYYVDENASATGIMIYRIAREGGLAISPAVALCVYTAILSDTGSFRYSNADPEAFRVAGEMIDLGVDPWSVASGLYESQSEKRLQLLGEALNTLTISPCRLYASVSVTSEMLVRTGATAEHTDGFVNYPRSISGVEVALFFRQVGPAAYKVGFRSKGKVDVGSLARALGGGGHHNAAGAVVEGELDHVRATVFARLDALLK from the coding sequence ATGATCAAGGCGATTCTGAAAAAGATTGACTCGGGCCGGCGCTTCCTGGTGGCCTCGCACGAAAGCCCCGACGGCGACGCCATGGCCTCGACCCTTGCGCTGACCAACCTGCTGCGCGAAATGGGCAAGGAGGTGGTCGCCTTCAATCGGGACGGGGTCCCCGAGTCGTTCCGCTTTCTCCCCGGGGCCGCGACGGTGGTCAGCAGCCTGGCCGGCGAAGCCCCCTTCGACGCGGGTTTCGTGCTTGACGCCGGGGAGCTGCGCCGCGCCGGCAACGAGCTGAAGCCGCTCTGCCGCAGCCTGGTGAACATCGACCATCACCCCCATTCGGAAGACTTCGGGGAAATCTACTACGTCGATGAAAACGCCAGCGCCACCGGCATCATGATCTACCGCATCGCCCGGGAGGGAGGGCTTGCCATCAGCCCGGCGGTTGCGCTTTGCGTTTACACGGCTATTCTTTCCGATACGGGTTCCTTCAGATACTCCAACGCCGACCCCGAGGCCTTTCGGGTGGCCGGAGAGATGATCGACCTCGGCGTCGACCCCTGGAGCGTGGCTTCGGGGCTGTACGAGAGCCAGTCGGAAAAACGGCTGCAGTTGCTGGGCGAAGCCCTGAACACCCTGACCATCTCCCCCTGCCGCCTCTACGCCTCGGTCAGCGTCACCAGCGAAATGCTGGTGCGCACCGGAGCCACCGCCGAGCACACCGACGGCTTCGTCAACTACCCCAGGTCGATCAGCGGGGTCGAGGTGGCGCTGTTTTTCCGCCAGGTCGGCCCGGCCGCCTACAAGGTCGGTTTCCGCTCCAAGGGCAAGGTCGACGTCGGTTCCCTGGCCCGGGCCCTGGGCGGCGGAGGTCATCACAACGCCGCCGGCGCCGTGGTCGAGGGGGAACTCGACCATGTACGCGCCACGGTCTTTGCCCGGCTGGATGCTCTTTTAAAATAG